A DNA window from Hydractinia symbiolongicarpus strain clone_291-10 chromosome 6, HSymV2.1, whole genome shotgun sequence contains the following coding sequences:
- the LOC130648223 gene encoding uncharacterized protein LOC130648223 has protein sequence MDITWQFNLSRAPWWRGQFERFVGLVKQTLFKFMGKSYLLTKELKSLLMDVETTLNNCPFGYIEDELQQVILTPNVMMFGQPVIVPDIEETEEDENPDLKKRYNHLKACKDRVWRRWSEEYLKQLQERHNMKHKSKELTLKDGDVVIIKSDEKNQKYWKLGFVTKLIKGRDGAVRTVRVHAGKSFWERAVQQLYPLELHCDAHQDNGHVFSEDT, from the coding sequence ATGGACATCACGTGGCAATTCAATCTGAGCCGCGCACCATGGTGGAGAGGACAATTTGAAAGGTTCGTTGGCTTAGTCAAGCAGACGTTGTTTAAGTTCATGGGAAAATCGTATTTATTGACTAAAGAATTGAAGTCTCTGCTAATGGATGTAGAAACGACCTTAAACAATTGCCCATTTGGTTATATTGAAGATGAATTACAGCAAGTAATACTTACACCGAATGTGATGATGTTCGGTCAACCAGTAATTGTTCCAGACATCGAAGAAACAGAAGAAGACGAAAATCCAGATTTAAAGAAGAGATACAACCACCTAAAAGCGTGTAAGGACAGGGTGTGGAGAAGATGGTCAGAAGAATATCTCAAGCAGCTGCAAGAAAGACATAACATGAAACACAAGTCGAAAGAACTGACACTTAAAGATGGTGATGTGGTCATTATTAAAAGCGACGAGAAAAATCAAAAGTATTGGAAGTTGGGGTTCGTAACAAAATTGATCAAAGGTAGGGATGGAGCGGTTCGAACGGTGCGTGTGCATGCTGGAAAGTCATTCTGGGAACGAGCTGTTCAACAACTGTACCCCTTGGAGTTACATTGTGACGCGCACCAAGACAATGGACACGTCTTTTCTGAAGATACTTGA
- the LOC130648224 gene encoding survival of motor neuron-related-splicing factor 30-like: MGIGAEDQQFLDLLNNPICFIPILFICIPKVLSFHTSKFVSWTGLLVTQRRVQILNTVFAIMASAGEGLDDNLENYKAQLKQVDAALLIDEDNEDLKKLKQDLLEVIQLSEELMQINDAPAVEETPDVTLVSNGKEWKSGDRCRAIRKTDGEYYTCTVDMIADDKVSCTVKFDNSGSVDVVKLSSLEPIEEEVKLPQGTIIVSSTQNKSNKITREEIDKRREVKKKKLQKKKQRMKDFEEAREAGKNRWQTFFKKGSLKGKHKVKGINKKSIFASREDGKGKIGVGTCGTSGKGMTDYTPASSYMYKK, encoded by the exons ATGGGAATAGGGGCTGAGGATCAGCAATTTCTTGATTTATTAAATAATCCGATATGTTTTATCCcgattttgtttatttgtattCCGAAAGTTCTTTCATTTCATACATCGAAATTTGTCAGCTGGACTGGACTGCTTGTCACGCAACGTAGAgtacaaattttaaatacagTTTTTGCTATTATGGCTTCTGCTGGTGAAGGATTAGATGACAATTTAGAGAATTACAAAGCCCAATTAAAacag gttgatGCTGCACTATTGATAGATGAAGATAATGAAGATCTTAAAAAACTTAAACAAGATTTGTTG GAAGTGATCCAGCTTTCGGAAGAACTGATGCAAATTAATGAT GCACCAGCAGTAGAAGAGACGCCTGATGTGACTTTGGTTTCCAATGGGAAAGAATGGAAGTCAGGTGATCGGTGCAGAGCTATACGAAAAACAGATGGAGA ATATTATACATGCACTGTGGACATGATAGCTGACGATAAAGTTTCATGTACAGTAAAATTCGACAACAGTGGTTCTGTAGATGTTGTAAAA TTATCTTCACTGGAACCTATCGAAGAAGAGGTCAAGTTACCACAAGGAACCATTATTGTTAGTAGCACtcaaaataaatcaaataaaattaCCAG GGAAGAAATAGACAAACGAAGGGaggtaaaaaagaagaaattgcaGAAAAAGAAGCAAAGAATGAAG GATTTTGAAGAAGCGCGCGAAGCTGGTAAAAACAGAtggcaaacattttttaaaaaaggaagtcTGAAG GGCAAACACAAGGTGAAAGGAATTAACAAGAAAAGTATATTTGCATCAAGAGAAGACGGAAAAGGAAAA ATTGGTGTTGGTACGTGTGGCACGTCAGGCAAAGGAATGACTGACTACACGCCGGCGTCTTCATACATGTACAAGAAATAA
- the LOC130647759 gene encoding uncharacterized protein LOC130647759, which yields MNVHHVHQHDDHHFNRCSNPNCDVTIERIRKYSLLRTKEHEVLEKYEKAVQIHDTISKRRQSMDVSHLFVPGQTYNGLDLSPKLRRFSVPNKPRKKSLKARASSPNQLTTLEESAPNQDVDTIRTSSSALKNSLRKLSISPTTLIRKDLISRKLSSSPRLQGHSIYNNERSQSPTFISPNRSPSNRRKTSTSPGISPTTQRKKPATSFTQGGSSPYNERKLSMIQVQQRNYANQMRKISEALIPHDTYMTRQRCSSLISEESKDILRKRSVTPTPQSNKKLSMTRKISRSLTNLRHFHQAETCNLSKTDSDIDLNGNKPDTLNAYGEGKTKKVLDPVVQKRHLDAKQRLENRKNLLTRLDGDIHKVNAMLRKIKCKSMPVLLQNINFKDSGIEISMENFGFDSTEKLNINNFEFTHKKLEGSTTLSLAVTL from the exons ATGAATGTCCACCATGTTCATCAGCATGACGATCATCATTTCAATAGATGCTCAAATCCAAATTGTGACGTCACTATCGAAAGAATAAGAAAATACAGTTTACTCCGTACAAAG gaacATGAAGTCTTAGAGAAATAC GAGAAAGCTGTTCAAATACATG ATACAATCTCCAAAAGAAGACAGTCCATGGATGTTAGTCATTTATTCGTCCCTGGTCAAACATACAATGGATTAGATCTTTCTCCGAAACTTCGCCGTTTCTCTGTACCTAACAAACCaagaaagaaaagtttaaaaGCGCGAGCGTCCTCACCAAACCAGCTAACAACG TTGGAGGAGAGTGCTCCAAACCAAGATGTTGACACAATTAGAACATCATCGAGTGCGTTAAAGAATTCCTTGCGCAAATTATCCATCTCACCGACGACGTTAATTCGCAAGGACCTGATTTCTCGAAAGCTATCGTCGTCTCCTCGACTGCAAGGACACAGTATTTACAATAACGAACGAAGCCAATCACCAACTTTCATATCACCAAATAGAAGTCCGTCAAATCGACGAAAAACATCAACATCGCCGGGAATTAGTCCCACAACTCAAAGAAAGAAGCCTGCGACATCATTTACTCAGGGTGGTAGCAGCCCTTACAATGAGAGGAAGTTATCTATGATTCAGGTGCAACAAAGAAATTATGCCAACCAGATGAGAAAGATATCTGAAGCATTGATACCTCATGACACATACATGACGCGTCAACGTTGTTCATCCTTGATTAGTGAAGAAAGTAAGGACATCCTCCGCAAAAGGTCGGTAACACCAACGCCTCAATCGAATAAGAAATTGAGCATGACAAGGAAAATATCAAGATCATTGACTAATTTGAGACATTTCCATCAAGCTGAAACTTGCAATCTGTCCAAAACAGATAGTGACATTGATCTGAATGGAAACAAACCTGACACTCTGAATGCATATGGAGAAGGGAAAACAAAGAAGGTTTTAGATCCTGTTGTCCAGAAACGTCATTTGGACGCAAAACAGCGATTAGAGAATCGCAAAAACCTGCTTACGCGATTAGATGGAGACATACATAAAGTTAACGCGATGTTAAGAAAGATTAAGTGTAAATCTATGCCAGTTCTTCTTCAGAATATCAATTTTAAAGATTCTGGGATAGAAATAAGTATGGAGAACTTTGGTTTTGACAGCACAGAGAAATTAAACATTAACAATTTTGAATTCACTCATAAAAAACTTGAGGGGTCCACCACTCTTTCACTAGCTGTAACACTATAA
- the LOC130647880 gene encoding astacin-like, whose product MSFLFDRCWSYIGYTRFSQDLSLQAPGCVHKGVIVHELLHALGIFHEQSRADRDSYVQIHLENVQQGLEYNFDKESTESLGVEYDPKSVMHYSRFVIVALTFTR is encoded by the exons ATGTCCTTCTTATTTGACAGATGCTGGTCTTACATTGGATACACAAGATTCAGTCAAGATTTATCACTTCAAGCACCAGGGTGTGTACACAAAGGAGTTATCGTCCATGAACTTCTTCATGCACTTGGTATATTTCATGAACAATCCAGAGCTGATCGAGATAGTTACGTCCAGATTCACCTGGAAAATGTCCAACAAG GTTTGGAATATAACTTCGATAAGGAATCGACAGAAAGTCTTGGGGTTGAATATGATCCAAAATCCGTGATGCACTACTCAAGGTTTGTTATTGTTGCCCTTACCTTCACCAGATAA
- the LOC130648226 gene encoding salivary glue protein Sgs-3-like has translation MHYSSWAFSNGEGPTILWKKNPSLSFGSNDLTELDIIQLNRLYDCNNVPTPTTTTTTTTRPTTTTTTTRPTTTTTTTTTRPTTTTTTTRPTPTTTTTRPTTTTTTTRPTTTTTTTTTRPTTTTTTTRPKTTTTTTRPTTTTTTTRPTTTTTTTRPITTTTTTRPTTTTTRPPTTTTTTRPATTITRPPTTTTNTRPTTTTRTTRPTTTLTTTLEPSQGACGDKSFICINVPFYKDFYCQWYSEQCPRSCGKCSGPEGEMCLNLTNEPYTNCEWLGRAGYCQHENQYTRYKAKKKCPRTCCERGELYKKPNPQKD, from the exons ATGCACTACTCAAG TTGGGCGTTTTCAAATGGTGAAGGACCCACTATTTTATGGAAGAAAAATCCATCGCTATCATTTGGGAGTAATGATTTAACCGAACTGGACATAATACAGCTAAACAGACTGTATGATTGTAATAATGTCCCCACAcctacaacaacaacgacaacgaccACCAGACCAACAACCACGACAACAACCACCAGaccaacaaccacaacaactacaacaaccaccagaccaacaacaactacaacGACCACTAGACCAACCCCAACTACAACGACCACCAGACCAACAACAACGACTACAACCACAAGaccaacaaccacaacaactaCAACGACCACcagaccaacaacaacaacaacgaccacTAGACCAAAGACCACTACAACAACCACCAGACCAACCACAACTACAACGACAACTAGACcaacgacaactacaacaacCACCAGACCAATCACAACTACAACGACCACCAGACCAACCACAACGACCACCAGACCACCCACAACTACAACGACCACCAGACCAGCAACAACGATCACCAGACCACCTACAACTACAACAAACACGAgaccaacaacaactacaagGACCACCAGACCAACAACAACTTTAACGACCACATTAGAGCCTTCACAAGGGG CCTGTGGAGACAAGTCATTCATCTGCATAAATGTGCCATTCTACAAAGACTTTTATTGTCAATGGTATTCTGAGCAATGTCCCCGATCATGCGGAAAATGCAGTGGACCTGAAGGTGAAATGTGCTTGAATCTGACCAACGAACCTTACACTAATTGCGAATGGTTGGGCAGGGCAGGATATTGTCAACATGAAAATCAATACACTCGTTATAAAGCCAAGAAGAAATGTCCTCGAACATGTTGTGAGCGGGGTGAATTGTACAAGAAACCTAATCCTCAAAAAGATTAA